The sequence CCCTGATCATTTATTTATATGGAATACACACAGGAATCTTCCGAAAAATATTAGTTGTTAATCAAGCTGTTCTATTTCTGTTTATTTTGAATGTAGCACTGACAGGTTCTCGTCGGGGAATTATTGTTCTGTTTTTACTATTAGTATTGGGGGTAATACTTCTGATTACAAAACGTAGGGAAAAGAACAATATTCTTAATAACAACCTTTCTGCTCTGTACACAGTCATTTTACTCCTAATAGTGGTTTTGACCTCACTTATTCCTTTTAGATCAGTGATTATTCACAGAAAACCTGTTAAGGCGAAAATTACAAAAATAGTATATCGCTATTGTACAGTTTTCAAACCGGGTATTACATATAATGAACTCTATGATAGATTCTGGCCAAAAGCTGAGGAGTATCGTAATGACCCCACTGAATGGGATGAGTATGCCACCTTCAACAATTTAATCGATGACTCTATCATTAATGAATACAAGGATCTAAAAAGTGAATACTGGCTTGATCTCGAAAAGGAACCATACGATAACCTTTTATATAATGGTGATTTTAGATATGGACATAAGTTTTGGACGATAAAAGCTCCAGATTCGATAACACATGAAATTATTAACTCTGAATATGGCCATGCAATTAGAGTAAGCAGGTTTAATGGTGAAGGACACTGGCCATTAAAATATAATGGTAGAGACATCCTTTATTATAAGGGTATAACTTACACCTTTAAGTTCAAATTTCGTGTTGTAAAAGGGAAAGGAATACCTTTCAAGATAGGGTGGTGGATTAATGAAGGTGACGGTCATAAATATGATCTACCTCATCAAATAAAACCTCTTGATAATGAATGGTTTGAGTATACAGCTTCATATACTTTTAAAGAGAATCAGCAAAATCTTGTAACCTTTATGAATTCTCAGCAAGAGAATACGATCGTTGATTTTACCGATATCCAGTTAACCTGTAATGATACAGAGGATCGCCCGAAATATGCTGATCCAACAATGGGTTTGGATGGAGTTAATTTATTCTATAACAGCAATTTCGAAAATGGTTTACTATTCTGGAGTAGTAATACCCGTGATACAATTGAGCATCAGATTGTTGATTCACCCTTTGGAAAGGCAATCCGCGTTTCCAGAAAAGAAGGTAGAGGTTATTGGCCTTTAACATACGAGGGAAGAGAGATCTTTTATCACGAAGGTATTACATACTCCTTTCGATTTAAATTTTTCGTTCACAAAGGAGAAAGAGTTCCTTTTAGAATTGGCTGGTGGGTAAATCGCGAAAACAAAAAAATCTCAAACCTTCCTAAAAAAATCTATCCCTTGAAAAATGGATGGTTTGAGTGCATAGCATCATACAAGATGCCCAACAATCATTATGGTGAAATTTCGACATTCATGAACAGCCAGCATGCAAACACAATCATTGATTTTGCTGATATTGAATTGTTTTGTGATGACACCTTAAACCGACCAATGTATGGTGATGAGATGACTGAATTAATAGATTCATTGGAATACATCAGAACAATTATTGAAACGTCTACAGATGATGAGGTTTTGCTTTCAAATAGATTAGACCGCTGGAAATACGCAATGCAAATCTGGACGAAGGACTACAATTGGAGCAACAAACTTTTTGGTGGTGGATTTGACTATCTGAGAAAATTCGGCAAGAAATTCTACCCTGCAGAAGATCGGATTGATTATCCCCACAATCCCATTATATCTTCTTTCTTGTATTCAGGAATCATTGGAGGACTTTTCTATATATATTTCCTGGTGCTCTCCTTTTACTATTACTGGAAATACAGGAAATATCATCTCTTGTTCTTCATTTTATACCTTATAATATTCGCTTTTGTATTTATAAGCAGTGACAGTCATTTTAACGTGCCCATTTTTGCCATGCTCTCACTGGTTCCCTTTATTACCAGACATCTGGTTCGCGAAAAAGAACATAAGAATCCCGCCTAATTCTGGATTAATGGCGATATTTGCCGGAGCATTCAGCATTATTAATGAATCCACTTAACTACCTGAGAAAGGATATTTTCAAAGACCTGAGCTTCCTCATGGGGGGGACCTTGATTGCCCAGCTGATCCCCATCCTGCTTCAACCCGTTCTCAAAAGACTGTTCACTGTTGAGGAATTCGGCATATTTGATATTTATTTCAGGTCCGTAGGGCTCCTGGCCATTGTTTTCTCGCTGAAATACGAAAAGGCCATCATCCTGAGCAAGACAAACCGGGATGCTGCATCTATTTACGCGGGTATCCTCTTACTCGGGACGGTGTCGTTCCTGATCACAGAGCTGGTTCTGATTGCTCTAAGCAGTTTAGGAATCGAGTTTAAGGGGATCCCGGAATCCCATTCCTGGATTGTTTATCTGATCCCGCTGTCTGCACTTTTTTTTACCATTAACCTGTCCTCCCAGTTAATGTTCATCAGGCAAAAGCGCTTTATGGCTTCCTCCTCGCTGAAAATATTCCGGAGAGGATCAGAAGGCCTGATCCAGACCGGTGCGGGCTTTGCAGGCAAGTTCGCAGGC comes from Bacteroidales bacterium and encodes:
- a CDS encoding O-antigen ligase family protein, with the translated sequence MRVERKRLISNLWILTILLYLFRTVAEPVKYPFLISSAALAIVYSYFFFSNSRKGLLKKHLSATKEFHILGILIVTGIFLSSSTELLSIKSLINFLGISFFFLIYFEFGEQIELKKLFKGWIFLASTIGILGIAKWLGYFFEMNIGWFTSFYKSGSSLVTDYNFYASYFILSLIIYLYGIHTGIFRKILVVNQAVLFLFILNVALTGSRRGIIVLFLLLVLGVILLITKRREKNNILNNNLSALYTVILLLIVVLTSLIPFRSVIIHRKPVKAKITKIVYRYCTVFKPGITYNELYDRFWPKAEEYRNDPTEWDEYATFNNLIDDSIINEYKDLKSEYWLDLEKEPYDNLLYNGDFRYGHKFWTIKAPDSITHEIINSEYGHAIRVSRFNGEGHWPLKYNGRDILYYKGITYTFKFKFRVVKGKGIPFKIGWWINEGDGHKYDLPHQIKPLDNEWFEYTASYTFKENQQNLVTFMNSQQENTIVDFTDIQLTCNDTEDRPKYADPTMGLDGVNLFYNSNFENGLLFWSSNTRDTIEHQIVDSPFGKAIRVSRKEGRGYWPLTYEGREIFYHEGITYSFRFKFFVHKGERVPFRIGWWVNRENKKISNLPKKIYPLKNGWFECIASYKMPNNHYGEISTFMNSQHANTIIDFADIELFCDDTLNRPMYGDEMTELIDSLEYIRTIIETSTDDEVLLSNRLDRWKYAMQIWTKDYNWSNKLFGGGFDYLRKFGKKFYPAEDRIDYPHNPIISSFLYSGIIGGLFYIYFLVLSFYYYWKYRKYHLLFFILYLIIFAFVFISSDSHFNVPIFAMLSLVPFITRHLVREKEHKNPA